In the genome of Peptococcaceae bacterium 1198_IL3148, one region contains:
- the gyrA gene encoding DNA gyrase subunit A, translating to MPDLTGKLVPIDIGKEMRQSYLDYAMSVIVGRALPDVRDGLKPVHRRILYSMHELGLTPDKGYRKCANIVGRVMADFHPHGDASIYDALVRLAQDFSIRYPLVDGHGNFGSVDGDSAAAMRYTEARLSKITLELLRDIEKNTVDYTPNYDERTKEPVVLPSKLPNLLVNGSAGIAVGMATNIPPHNLGEVIDGVNLLIENPDTTVEDLMTVIKGPDFPTGALILGTRGIKSAYRTGRGSIKVRAKTTIEDIGKGKQAIIVTELPYQVNKARLVEKIAELVREKKVDGITDLRDESDRTGMRVVIELRRDVNAKVLLNQLYKHTQLQDSFGVIMLALVDGQPKVLNLKEVLFYYLEHQKDVITRRTKYELDKAEARAHIVEGLRIAVNNIDEVVQIIRSSKNTAEAKERLIKRFELSEKQSEAIVEMRLRSLTGLEIEKLENEYQELMEKIAYLKSVLADEKLILGIIKDELAEIKKKFNDDRRSTITGEEEEIADIDLIPKEDVVITLTNYGYIKRMPLDTYRSQRRGGRGITGMGTKDEDAVAHVFATTTHHYILFFTNKGKVYRLRAHEIPESGRQAKGTAIVNLIYIDSDERINAVIPIKRFDDEHYLFMATSHGVVKKTSLVEYDTSRRDGIIAIKLDENDHLVNVLLTHGNEEIILGTQNGLAIRFSESDVRAMGRVSRGVKGISLSDGDLVIGMDKIRENSYMLVVTANGYGKRTPIEEYRKQTRGGKGIINIKNTDRNGKAVALQIVRDDEEILLVSGDGVIIRLETKYISVMGRSTQGVTLMRLTTGDQVVAMARFHVEPRVEDQ from the coding sequence ATGCCCGATTTAACTGGAAAATTAGTACCGATTGATATTGGCAAAGAAATGCGTCAATCATATCTTGATTATGCCATGAGCGTTATTGTTGGCAGAGCATTACCAGATGTTAGGGATGGGTTAAAGCCAGTACACCGACGAATTTTATATAGTATGCATGAACTGGGCTTAACTCCAGATAAAGGTTATCGTAAGTGTGCTAACATCGTTGGTAGAGTAATGGCTGACTTTCACCCCCATGGTGATGCATCCATCTATGACGCTTTAGTAAGATTGGCCCAGGATTTTTCAATTCGCTACCCCTTAGTAGATGGACATGGTAACTTTGGTTCGGTGGACGGAGATTCTGCAGCGGCAATGCGTTACACCGAAGCGCGTCTATCTAAAATAACGCTGGAATTACTCAGGGATATCGAAAAAAACACTGTGGATTATACGCCTAACTACGATGAAAGAACTAAAGAACCGGTTGTGTTGCCATCAAAACTACCAAATTTGCTGGTAAACGGTTCTGCGGGGATTGCTGTGGGTATGGCCACCAATATTCCACCCCATAACTTGGGGGAGGTAATAGATGGTGTTAACTTATTGATTGAAAACCCAGACACCACAGTGGAAGATTTAATGACTGTGATTAAAGGCCCAGATTTTCCCACCGGTGCGTTGATTTTGGGCACTAGGGGAATTAAATCGGCCTACCGAACTGGCCGCGGATCAATTAAAGTTAGGGCTAAAACAACCATTGAAGATATAGGTAAAGGTAAACAAGCCATTATTGTTACTGAATTACCATATCAGGTGAACAAAGCCCGGTTGGTGGAAAAAATTGCCGAACTGGTGCGAGAGAAAAAAGTAGATGGTATTACTGACCTAAGGGATGAATCAGACCGGACTGGTATGCGGGTGGTAATTGAACTTAGAAGAGATGTAAATGCTAAGGTATTGTTAAACCAGCTGTACAAACATACTCAACTGCAAGATAGCTTTGGTGTAATTATGTTGGCCTTGGTGGATGGTCAACCGAAAGTATTGAACCTGAAGGAAGTGCTATTCTACTATCTAGAACATCAAAAGGATGTTATCACTAGACGAACTAAGTATGAGCTGGATAAAGCCGAAGCCAGGGCTCATATCGTTGAAGGCTTGCGGATAGCTGTAAATAACATTGACGAAGTGGTGCAAATCATTAGAAGCTCTAAAAACACAGCAGAAGCTAAAGAGAGATTAATCAAAAGATTTGAACTCAGTGAGAAACAATCTGAAGCTATAGTTGAAATGAGACTGCGCAGCTTAACCGGTTTAGAAATTGAAAAACTGGAAAACGAATACCAAGAATTAATGGAAAAAATAGCATATTTAAAATCTGTATTGGCAGATGAAAAATTGATATTAGGAATTATTAAAGATGAGCTGGCAGAGATAAAGAAAAAATTTAACGATGACAGACGCTCTACCATTACTGGTGAAGAAGAAGAAATAGCGGATATTGATCTTATTCCTAAGGAAGACGTGGTAATAACTCTAACCAATTATGGTTATATCAAACGGATGCCACTGGACACATACCGCAGCCAAAGAAGGGGTGGACGGGGTATAACCGGAATGGGCACTAAGGATGAAGATGCGGTGGCCCATGTGTTCGCCACCACAACTCACCATTACATATTATTCTTTACCAATAAAGGAAAAGTGTATCGTTTACGCGCCCATGAGATCCCAGAGTCAGGGCGACAGGCTAAAGGAACTGCCATTGTCAACCTAATCTATATCGACAGTGATGAACGTATCAATGCAGTGATACCTATTAAACGCTTTGATGATGAACATTATTTGTTTATGGCCACCAGTCATGGGGTAGTTAAAAAGACTAGCCTGGTGGAATATGATACATCCCGGAGAGATGGCATCATTGCCATTAAACTGGATGAAAATGATCATTTGGTTAATGTTTTACTCACCCATGGAAATGAAGAGATTATTTTGGGAACTCAAAATGGGTTAGCAATTAGATTTTCTGAATCCGATGTTAGAGCGATGGGCAGAGTATCCCGGGGAGTAAAGGGAATTTCTTTAAGTGACGGTGACCTGGTTATTGGCATGGACAAGATTAGAGAGAACAGCTATATGCTTGTGGTGACCGCCAATGGTTATGGTAAACGCACCCCCATAGAGGAATACAGGAAACAAACCCGGGGCGGAAAAGGGATAATCAACATTAAAAACACTGACCGCAATGGTAAAGCGGTGGCACTGCAAATTGTTAGAGATGATGAAGAAATATTATTGGTTAGCGGTGATGGAGTAATCATTAGGCTAGAAACCAAATATATTTCAGTGATGGGCCGATCCACCCAAGGAGTGACTTTAATGAGATTGACAACGGGAGATCAAGTGGTGGCGATGGCCAGATTTCATGTGGAACCACGGGTAGAAGACCAATAA
- the gyrB gene encoding DNA topoisomerase (ATP-hydrolyzing) subunit B — MAEQLNAKYGAEEIQVLEGLEAVRRRPGMYIGSTSARGLHHLVYEVVDNSIDEALAGYCDNILVVVNEDNSITVRDNGRGIPVEIHPKMGRPAVEVALTVLHAGGKFGGGGYKVSGGLHGVGVSVVNALSEWLVVEVHRNGKIHRQRYERGKPVTDLQIVGDTDKTGTIVTFSPDGEIFEELEFSFDILAQRLRELSYLNRGIKITLTDKRQDKEEIYLHDGGINDFVKHLNKNKTTINSTPIYFYGVKDQVLVEVAIQYNDGYNENLLSYANNIRTIDGGTHEVGLKTALTRVINDYARKHNILKNNQSNLMGEDIREGMTAVVSVKVPEPQFEGQTKSKLGNSEVRGIVDSVVAESLSTFLEENPTAAKKVIEKSVAASRAREAARKARELTRRKGALESNSLPGKLADCSDKDPSICEMYIVEGDSAGGSAKQGRDRRFQAILPLRGKILNVEKSRLDKILGNAEIRAMITALGTGISEDFDLSKARYHKVIIMTDADVDGAHIRTLLLTFFYRFMRPIIEAGYLFVAQPPLYKVTKGKSETYAYSDNELEQLLKRLGRDKVAIQRYKGLGEMNADQLWDTTMNPDTRTLLQVDLNDAVEADELFTMLMGDKVEPRRDFIHENAKYVRNLDV, encoded by the coding sequence ATGGCGGAACAATTAAATGCCAAATATGGGGCAGAAGAAATACAGGTATTAGAGGGTTTAGAGGCGGTAAGACGCAGACCGGGTATGTACATTGGTAGTACCAGTGCCAGGGGTCTGCATCATTTGGTATATGAGGTCGTTGATAATAGCATTGACGAAGCGTTAGCTGGTTATTGTGACAATATTTTAGTGGTGGTAAACGAAGATAACAGCATTACTGTGCGCGATAATGGTCGTGGAATTCCAGTGGAAATTCACCCTAAAATGGGCCGGCCTGCAGTCGAGGTTGCTTTAACCGTTCTGCACGCCGGTGGTAAGTTTGGTGGCGGTGGTTATAAGGTATCCGGCGGTTTACATGGTGTTGGTGTATCTGTGGTAAACGCCCTTTCGGAATGGCTGGTTGTTGAAGTTCATCGCAACGGAAAAATACACAGGCAAAGGTACGAAAGGGGCAAACCGGTAACGGATTTACAAATTGTCGGCGATACTGATAAAACCGGAACCATTGTCACCTTTAGCCCAGACGGTGAGATATTTGAGGAATTGGAGTTCAGTTTTGATATTTTAGCCCAACGGTTGCGTGAGTTATCTTATTTAAATCGTGGTATAAAGATAACTTTAACTGACAAACGCCAAGACAAAGAAGAAATATATCTTCATGATGGTGGTATAAATGATTTTGTTAAACACCTAAACAAAAACAAAACCACCATTAACAGCACACCAATTTATTTTTATGGCGTTAAAGATCAAGTTTTAGTGGAAGTGGCCATCCAGTACAATGATGGCTATAACGAAAATTTACTGTCCTATGCCAATAATATCAGAACTATAGATGGTGGAACCCATGAAGTGGGATTAAAAACTGCCCTGACCAGGGTAATTAACGATTATGCTAGAAAACACAATATATTGAAAAACAATCAAAGTAATTTGATGGGTGAAGATATTCGAGAAGGCATGACCGCCGTGGTCAGTGTTAAAGTTCCAGAGCCACAATTTGAAGGTCAAACTAAGTCTAAACTGGGCAACAGTGAAGTCAGAGGAATTGTGGACTCGGTGGTGGCGGAAAGTTTGTCTACTTTTCTTGAAGAAAACCCCACCGCTGCCAAAAAAGTAATTGAAAAATCGGTGGCAGCCTCTAGGGCCAGAGAGGCTGCCCGTAAGGCAAGGGAATTAACCAGAAGAAAAGGTGCGTTGGAGAGTAACTCATTGCCGGGCAAACTGGCCGACTGTTCAGATAAGGATCCCTCAATATGTGAAATGTACATTGTAGAGGGTGACTCTGCCGGTGGTTCTGCAAAGCAAGGCCGTGATCGCAGGTTTCAAGCAATTCTACCGTTGAGAGGTAAAATCCTTAACGTGGAAAAATCACGGCTAGATAAAATTCTTGGCAATGCAGAAATTAGAGCAATGATTACTGCGCTGGGCACTGGTATTAGTGAAGATTTTGATTTATCTAAGGCTAGATACCACAAAGTTATTATTATGACTGATGCCGACGTGGATGGTGCCCATATCAGAACGCTTTTACTAACTTTCTTTTATCGTTTTATGCGTCCAATTATTGAAGCCGGTTACTTATTTGTTGCCCAACCACCTTTGTATAAAGTGACCAAGGGTAAATCTGAAACCTATGCTTACAGCGATAATGAATTGGAGCAACTACTTAAACGGCTTGGGCGTGATAAAGTAGCCATTCAGCGTTATAAAGGTTTAGGTGAAATGAACGCAGATCAATTGTGGGATACCACAATGAACCCTGATACCAGGACACTGTTACAGGTTGATTTAAATGATGCGGTGGAAGCCGATGAATTGTTTACCATGTTAATGGGGGACAAGGTTGAGCCTAGACGAGATTTTATTCATGAAAACGCAAAATATGTAAGAAACTTAGATGTTTAA
- a CDS encoding extracellular matrix/biofilm biosynthesis regulator RemA family protein: MFLHLGGDVMVLKKDIIAILDSRTKQATATNEFLEIAKDEEFIKNIASDKDVKSFIITNKEIYLSPISCNTLKKRSNSVIAIDD; encoded by the coding sequence ATGTTTCTACATTTAGGCGGCGATGTCATGGTTCTGAAAAAAGATATTATTGCCATTTTAGATAGCAGAACCAAGCAAGCCACTGCAACTAATGAATTTCTAGAAATTGCCAAGGATGAGGAGTTTATTAAAAATATTGCTAGCGATAAAGATGTAAAATCGTTTATTATTACTAATAAAGAAATATATTTATCTCCAATATCATGTAATACTTTAAAGAAACGATCCAACAGTGTTATAGCAATCGATGATTAG
- the recF gene encoding DNA replication/repair protein RecF, whose amino-acid sequence MKILKIRAEMFRNYNNFEITPSPGLNIITGQNAQGKTNLLEAIYFNLNGFSFRAAKDKELINWQSDYSNVIAIINNNQHQWKQTVAINDSGQKKFFINGVEKKKKELGHSGVVLFTPDDLALVKSSPQIRRKFLDQEIGPFTPGYIYHIQQYNKVISHRNRLLKSIRFKKESLDMLELWNQQLVELGTRVLLDRLAILKKMAPHIIKWYRVMTNGKENLEIRYLSSLKIEPPLDEIQIKNKFYQLLRNTRSEEVNKCQTLFGPHRDDIVFFINGKDARNYGSQGQQRTVVLSLKMAQVSLWAEEQHTEPILLLDDVLFELDRFRQEMLLSKVQQGIQTFITTSQLATNINLASDYKVYQVSDGVIST is encoded by the coding sequence TTGAAAATATTAAAAATCAGGGCAGAGATGTTTAGAAATTATAATAATTTTGAAATAACGCCAAGCCCGGGTTTAAATATCATCACTGGTCAAAATGCCCAAGGAAAAACCAATTTGTTAGAAGCGATATATTTTAATTTAAATGGTTTTTCCTTTCGGGCAGCCAAGGATAAAGAACTAATAAACTGGCAAAGTGATTACAGTAATGTGATAGCAATTATCAATAACAACCAACATCAGTGGAAACAAACAGTGGCCATCAATGACAGCGGGCAAAAAAAATTTTTTATTAATGGCGTAGAGAAGAAAAAAAAAGAATTAGGTCATTCGGGTGTGGTATTATTTACTCCGGATGACCTTGCTTTAGTTAAAAGTTCTCCTCAAATTCGCAGAAAATTTTTAGATCAAGAAATTGGACCCTTTACCCCTGGGTACATATATCATATTCAACAATATAACAAAGTGATATCTCACCGTAATCGTTTATTAAAAAGTATAAGATTTAAAAAAGAATCGCTGGACATGTTAGAACTTTGGAATCAACAATTGGTGGAACTTGGAACCAGGGTGTTGTTAGACAGATTAGCCATTTTAAAGAAAATGGCACCTCACATTATCAAATGGTATCGTGTAATGACCAATGGCAAAGAAAATTTGGAAATTAGATACCTATCTTCGCTTAAAATTGAGCCACCGTTGGATGAAATACAGATAAAAAATAAATTTTACCAATTACTTAGAAATACCAGAAGCGAAGAAGTTAATAAATGTCAAACCTTATTTGGGCCCCACCGTGATGACATTGTTTTTTTTATTAATGGTAAAGATGCTAGAAACTATGGTTCCCAAGGACAACAACGTACTGTGGTATTAAGCTTAAAAATGGCTCAGGTTTCTTTATGGGCAGAAGAGCAGCACACAGAGCCGATACTTTTGTTGGATGATGTGTTATTTGAATTAGATAGGTTTAGGCAAGAGATGTTATTGTCAAAGGTGCAACAAGGTATTCAAACCTTTATTACCACAAGTCAACTGGCCACCAACATTAATTTAGCCAGCGATTACAAAGTATATCAAGTGAGTGATGGAGTGATTAGTACTTAA
- a CDS encoding RNA-binding S4 domain-containing protein, whose amino-acid sequence MKEIAIKDNIKLDQFLKWAGITSTGGQSKVLIQSNQVKVNGSIENRRGKKILPGDIVEVDGIGKFKVVI is encoded by the coding sequence ATTAAAGAAATAGCAATCAAAGATAACATCAAACTGGATCAGTTTTTAAAATGGGCAGGTATAACCAGCACTGGTGGACAAAGTAAAGTTTTAATTCAATCTAATCAAGTAAAAGTAAATGGATCAATAGAAAACCGACGCGGTAAAAAGATTTTGCCCGGTGATATTGTGGAAGTAGACGGTATCGGTAAATTTAAAGTAGTTATTTAG
- the dnaN gene encoding DNA polymerase III subunit beta — MRINTTKNNLLYGVQMVQRAVSPKNPLPILSGIMFHADNDTLKVTATDLEIGIECYVPVTTIESGSVVIPARYITDIVRKLPDVPIDLITDDSNNTILLKYSNSEVNLHGINAEDYPSFPTVENDVSIEIAAPALKEMLRQVLFAASTDENRPVFTGILFEIKNNNLSLVATDTHRLALRKQILNGDTPDSKVIIPGRTLSELVRIMGNSDESVKITLGGNQALFTLKDTVLVSRLIEGQFPAYDQVVPKNYKSRLRVRVKDLLESTERAALLTASGKQTIKLSCQQDLLLITANTEIGGIHEEVNSYLEGEPMQIAFNASYLTDVLRAIGKEEIYFELNGPLSPGVIKPVEEDNYLALILPVRTV, encoded by the coding sequence ATGAGAATAAATACCACTAAAAATAATTTATTGTATGGTGTCCAAATGGTTCAAAGAGCAGTTTCTCCCAAGAACCCATTACCGATATTATCGGGTATTATGTTTCACGCTGATAATGACACTTTGAAAGTAACTGCCACCGACTTAGAAATAGGTATAGAATGTTATGTACCGGTTACAACTATAGAATCAGGCTCGGTTGTGATTCCTGCCAGATACATAACTGATATTGTCCGTAAATTACCAGATGTGCCAATAGATTTGATAACCGATGATAGTAATAATACAATTCTTTTAAAATACAGCAATTCTGAAGTTAATTTACATGGCATAAATGCTGAAGATTATCCTTCATTCCCCACAGTGGAAAATGATGTTTCTATTGAAATCGCAGCACCAGCACTAAAGGAAATGTTAAGGCAAGTATTATTTGCTGCCAGCACTGACGAAAATAGACCGGTCTTCACTGGCATACTTTTTGAAATCAAAAACAACAATTTATCATTGGTGGCCACCGATACACACCGTTTAGCTTTAAGAAAGCAGATTTTAAATGGTGACACTCCCGATAGCAAAGTGATTATTCCAGGAAGAACACTAAGCGAACTGGTACGCATCATGGGAAATAGTGACGAATCGGTAAAAATCACCCTCGGTGGTAACCAAGCTTTATTTACCCTTAAGGATACAGTACTGGTATCCAGGCTGATAGAAGGTCAATTTCCGGCCTATGATCAAGTGGTACCCAAAAACTATAAATCCAGATTAAGGGTTCGGGTTAAAGATCTACTTGAATCCACTGAAAGAGCTGCTCTATTGACCGCCAGTGGCAAACAAACGATAAAATTAAGTTGTCAGCAGGATTTACTTTTAATTACAGCGAATACAGAGATTGGCGGTATCCATGAAGAGGTAAACAGTTACCTGGAGGGAGAACCGATGCAGATAGCTTTTAATGCCAGCTATCTCACAGATGTTTTAAGGGCAATCGGCAAGGAAGAAATATATTTTGAGCTTAATGGTCCCCTCAGTCCCGGAGTGATAAAACCAGTTGAAGAAGATAATTATTTGGCTTTAATTCTACCTGTTCGTACAGTATAA
- the dnaA gene encoding chromosomal replication initiator protein DnaA has protein sequence MKYEVVESWNHVLSLLEKRLSKNSYETWVTSLTPLGLFNGSIMIEVPNHFSKDWLDERYTPLIKQAFEEVLQKDINVQLILASEVPMEFISTPQPVEKSTNISVDFETSPLNPKYTFDTFVVGNNNRFAHAASLAVAETPAKAYNPLFIYGGVGLGKTHLMHAIGHYIDQNNANLKISYVTSEKFTNELINSIRDDNPAAFRNKYRKIDVLLIDDIQFLAGKESTQEEFFHTFNTLYEANKQIIISSDRPPKSIPTLEDRLRSRFEWGLITDIQAPDFETRIAILRKKAQQEGLEVPDETINYIADKINSNIRELEGALIRIVAYSSLTNRAITPEMAAEVLKDILPPSKPKVITVNLIQRVVAETYKIKFDDLKAKKRTRAIAFPRQIAMYLARELTDLSLPKIGDEFGGRDHTTVLHACEKINKDMEEDIELQNNIKNLIKKIKG, from the coding sequence CTGAAATATGAAGTTGTGGAAAGCTGGAATCATGTACTCTCTTTATTAGAAAAGAGATTGAGTAAAAATTCCTATGAGACCTGGGTAACTTCCCTTACCCCTTTAGGTTTGTTTAACGGTAGCATTATGATCGAAGTCCCCAACCATTTCTCAAAGGACTGGTTAGATGAAAGATATACTCCTTTAATCAAACAAGCCTTTGAAGAAGTGCTACAAAAAGACATTAATGTTCAGCTAATACTAGCCAGCGAAGTACCGATGGAATTTATCAGTACTCCACAACCTGTGGAAAAAAGTACTAACATTTCGGTGGATTTTGAAACCAGTCCACTAAACCCAAAATATACTTTTGATACCTTTGTGGTGGGTAATAACAACCGCTTTGCCCATGCGGCATCGTTAGCCGTTGCTGAAACCCCGGCTAAAGCTTACAACCCATTATTTATTTACGGCGGGGTGGGTTTAGGAAAAACTCACCTGATGCATGCCATTGGTCATTATATAGATCAAAATAATGCCAATTTAAAAATATCCTATGTTACTTCTGAAAAATTTACCAATGAGTTGATTAACTCCATTCGGGACGATAATCCGGCAGCATTTAGGAATAAATATAGAAAAATTGATGTTCTGCTTATAGACGATATTCAATTTTTAGCGGGTAAAGAAAGTACCCAAGAGGAATTTTTCCATACTTTTAACACTTTATATGAAGCAAATAAGCAAATCATTATCAGCAGCGACCGACCACCAAAAAGTATTCCCACCCTTGAAGACCGTCTGCGTTCTAGATTTGAATGGGGCTTAATTACTGACATTCAAGCCCCTGATTTTGAAACCAGAATTGCGATTTTACGCAAAAAAGCACAGCAGGAAGGTTTGGAAGTTCCGGATGAAACCATTAACTATATTGCCGATAAAATTAATTCTAACATTCGGGAATTAGAGGGTGCGCTGATTAGAATAGTGGCCTATTCATCTTTAACCAATAGAGCAATAACGCCAGAAATGGCAGCCGAAGTATTAAAGGATATTTTACCCCCCAGCAAACCGAAGGTAATTACCGTCAATTTAATTCAAAGGGTGGTAGCCGAAACCTATAAAATTAAATTTGATGATTTGAAGGCTAAAAAAAGAACCAGAGCAATAGCCTTTCCGAGGCAAATTGCCATGTATTTAGCCCGGGAACTGACAGACCTTTCTTTACCTAAAATAGGGGATGAGTTTGGCGGCCGGGATCACACAACGGTTTTGCACGCCTGTGAAAAGATTAATAAAGATATGGAAGAAGATATTGAGTTGCAAAACAATATTAAAAATCTAATCAAAAAAATCAAGGGTTAA
- the rpmH gene encoding 50S ribosomal protein L34: protein MKRTYQPKKRKRQKLHGFLKRMSTKSGRNVLKRRRLKSRKRLSA, encoded by the coding sequence ATGAAACGCACTTATCAACCAAAGAAACGTAAACGCCAAAAATTGCATGGTTTCTTAAAGCGCATGTCCACAAAATCCGGACGGAATGTTCTGAAGCGGAGAAGACTGAAGTCTAGAAAAAGGTTATCAGCCTAA
- the rnpA gene encoding ribonuclease P protein component → MGNNKKTFVSLKKNTEFRKIYNAGSSAADRFLVIYKLKSIGGEPRIGFSISKKFGKAVKRNRTKRILREICRLNLDRFEKGFNYIIIVRMAAQNCDYKALEKSVFRILEKLKN, encoded by the coding sequence ATGGGTAACAATAAAAAGACTTTTGTCAGTCTGAAAAAAAATACCGAGTTCCGAAAAATATACAATGCTGGTTCATCTGCCGCTGATAGATTTTTAGTTATCTATAAGTTAAAGTCCATTGGCGGTGAACCACGCATTGGATTTAGCATTAGCAAAAAATTTGGCAAGGCTGTTAAAAGGAATCGGACTAAAAGAATATTGCGTGAAATTTGCAGATTAAATTTGGATCGTTTTGAAAAAGGATTTAATTACATCATAATTGTTAGGATGGCCGCTCAGAACTGTGATTATAAAGCTTTAGAAAAAAGCGTGTTTAGGATATTGGAAAAGTTAAAAAATTGA
- the yidD gene encoding membrane protein insertion efficiency factor YidD, whose protein sequence is MLKRAVLMCLYFYQKVISPLKPRTCRFYPTCSEYSIQAIKKYGVNRGLWLTLKRLLKCHPFHPGGYDPV, encoded by the coding sequence TTGTTAAAAAGAGCGGTGTTGATGTGTCTTTATTTTTATCAAAAAGTAATTTCTCCTTTAAAGCCACGAACATGCAGATTTTACCCCACTTGTTCGGAATATTCAATACAAGCAATAAAAAAATATGGTGTTAATAGGGGCTTATGGTTAACACTAAAGCGATTGTTAAAATGCCATCCTTTTCATCCTGGTGGTTACGACCCCGTGTGA
- a CDS encoding YidC/Oxa1 family membrane protein insertase, whose product MWATLVNGMRTVIDSLYALTGTIGIPSYALAIILLTIIIKMALYPLSKKQMVSMKMMQELAPKIKQIQDKYKNKDPQKMQQKVMELYREHNVNPMSGCLPILVQMPILIALYRALLDYDFINKQDAYLFGIYLAEKDPTFILAILAAVSTFIQSKLTSNTQDQTQKTMLYMMPLFIGWIAATVPAGLALYWVVFNIVGTLQQYYINRQVLATDKEVAKQ is encoded by the coding sequence TTGTGGGCTACACTGGTTAATGGAATGAGAACTGTAATAGATTCATTATACGCACTAACGGGAACAATTGGAATTCCCAGTTATGCGTTGGCTATTATTTTGCTGACAATTATTATTAAAATGGCTTTGTATCCGTTAAGCAAAAAACAAATGGTGTCAATGAAGATGATGCAGGAATTGGCACCGAAGATAAAGCAAATTCAAGATAAGTATAAAAATAAAGACCCGCAAAAGATGCAGCAAAAGGTTATGGAACTTTACCGTGAACATAATGTCAACCCGATGTCCGGTTGTCTACCTATTTTAGTACAAATGCCAATTTTAATAGCGTTGTACCGGGCACTTTTGGATTATGATTTTATTAATAAACAAGATGCCTACCTGTTTGGAATTTACCTGGCAGAGAAGGATCCAACTTTTATTTTAGCAATCTTGGCTGCAGTTTCTACATTTATACAATCTAAACTAACATCTAACACACAGGATCAGACACAAAAAACAATGCTGTACATGATGCCGTTATTTATTGGTTGGATAGCTGCAACTGTTCCTGCTGGTTTAGCGTTGTACTGGGTTGTGTTTAACATTGTTGGTACTCTTCAGCAATATTATATTAATAGACAGGTCTTGGCTACAGATAAGGAGGTAGCTAAGCAATGA
- the jag gene encoding RNA-binding cell elongation regulator Jag/EloR: protein MRILESTGKTVEDALNSALLKLEVSLEDVEYEVLEQASKGFLGIFGGKEARIKVIVKENPVNKTTKLLRKIVLAMELPVEFQVENDGQVIKVNMQGDDLGVLIGRRGETLDALQYLINLAVNKDLEKRYKIILDVEGYRKRREETLYSLAAKLADKAKRRGKSIVLEPMNAHERRIIHTALQTRDDIYTFSEGEEPYRKIVIAPKNRSMIKTQQQ from the coding sequence ATGAGAATATTAGAATCAACTGGTAAAACCGTTGAGGACGCGTTAAATTCTGCTTTGCTTAAACTGGAAGTATCCCTTGAAGATGTGGAGTATGAAGTACTAGAACAGGCAAGTAAAGGTTTTTTAGGTATATTTGGCGGTAAAGAAGCTAGAATTAAAGTAATTGTTAAGGAAAATCCGGTCAATAAAACCACTAAGTTATTAAGAAAAATTGTACTAGCTATGGAACTGCCTGTGGAATTTCAAGTGGAAAATGATGGACAGGTAATTAAGGTTAACATGCAAGGCGATGACTTAGGTGTATTGATCGGTCGCCGCGGGGAAACTCTAGATGCCCTTCAGTATTTAATTAACTTAGCTGTTAATAAAGATTTAGAAAAAAGATATAAAATTATTTTAGATGTGGAAGGTTATCGCAAACGGAGAGAAGAAACTTTATACAGTTTAGCTGCAAAATTAGCAGATAAAGCCAAAAGACGTGGTAAAAGCATTGTACTTGAGCCCATGAATGCACACGAAAGACGTATCATCCACACCGCTTTACAGACCAGAGATGATATTTATACCTTTAGTGAAGGTGAAGAGCCCTACAGAAAAATCGTTATTGCACCCAAAAATAGAAGTATGATAAAAACCCAGCAGCAGTAA